In Candidatus Micrarchaeia archaeon, the sequence ATGAATCTGAAAAAGCTTTAAAAAACTCAGAACTTTTTTTAAAAAGAATAAAAAAACTTTTTAATGTGCTTTTATTAAGTAAAAAATAATAAAAATAATTTTTATTTAGAAATTCAATCAAGTGTTTTGATTTAAAATATTTAGAAAAATTGCTTAAAAATTAATTAAACATGTTCATAAAACGTGAACAGTTTGTTCATGAATTATGAACATTTATTCTTTAAAACTTGTAGAAATATTAATCAATTCTGCATTTCTTGATATCTCAACTATATAATAAAAATCAGCGTTTTCTGAACTCCAAAGAACGATCCAATTTTCTTGTCCATTTGTTGGTGGGTTTACTTTTGGTTTTGCATTTGGATATTGAGTTATATATTGTTTAATTTTTTCTGTTCCTTCTATTGTATGTGATGCAATTACTGCCTCTTCATTAAAGATTAATTGACAAATGGGCTGGCCTAAACATATTTCACAATTTTTTGTTATATAATCAGGAGGTTGTGTTACAAATCCTTGTTCTGGATAATTATAATATAAATGTATTCTTTCTGGACATGCAGTTTCAGGATTAATAGTGACTCTTGCTTTTATAGTAAAATATTTTCCTTTTTCACCTTCATTTTGAATGTTTTCATTAATGGATAAAATTTCAAATTCTGCTGTTTCTCCATAGTGTGATTTTAAATCCTCTAAAACAGAAGTTCTTGCATCTGTTTCATTAGCTGGTGGTGCCCACTCATAGAAAAATAATAGCATAATAGAAATAATTATTATTAATACAACTATCCAACCTAGCGCTTTCATATATTCACTTAAGAGGAAAGAATTTATAATTCTTATCTCTTTGATTTTTTCTTAAATTTTAAATTAATAGGGTTAACCCCATATTTTTTTAATACTCCACTGCTCGTTAAATTGCATGCATCTTTCATTGTAAAACCTAATTTTTTAACGAGTTTTTCAATATCCTTTTTGTTTCCTTCAATTTCCATATAAGCAGATATTTTAGGGTGCTGGTCTATTTCTATTTTTAAATTCTCATATTTATATGAAGTTCTATATTTTTCGCTTTTATTAATGCATTTTAAACCTAATTTTTTAAGAATTTTTTCTGCGTTTTCAAAATTATCTATATTAATTTCTGTTTCTTCTCTAACTTTAAATTTCCCTTGGTTTTTTCTTTTTGTTTTATGAGTCAATTCTATAGTTTTTCCATATTTTCTTAGTCTTAAAATTGATTTATTTTTTGATATTTTTTCATCTGGAAAATCAAAGAATTCTATTTGTACTAAATTTTTACCTATTTTTTTAGCACCTAATTTAATTAATTTTTTTTCAATTTCTTTTACATTTATATTTAAAATTTTTATTTCTACTTCATCCATGAATATTTTTTATACATTTCATTTAAAAAACTTTTATGTCCTTTAAATCTATAATTAAAGAACTTTTTTATTAAAAATTGGTCTTTGATTAATATTAGCTTTCAAAATAGCAAACATTTAACGACGGTAAGGCCGGAAAAGTACTGTCTGGAAGGGTTTTTAAATATTAAATTAATATTATTATTATGAATAAGAAAGAATCTAAACCTTTTGTGAAGTGGGTGGGAGGAAAAAGACAGTTAATTGATATTTTATTTGAAAATATTCCTACTTCTTTTTCTAATTATCATGAACCATTTGTAGGGGGTGGAGCATTATATTTTAGATTATGGGATGAAGGATTGATTAAAAAAGCTTATCTGAATGATTTTAATTCTCATTTATATAATGTATATAAAATAATCAAAAGTAAACCAAGTGAATTGATTGAAGAATTAAAAACATCAAAATATCAAAATGAAAAAAAAACATATTACAAGCTAAGAAATAAATATAATAATCAAGAATATCAAGATGACACAGAAAGAGCTGCGTTATTTATTTATTTTAATAAAACCGGGTTCAATGGTCTTTGGAGAGTGAATTCAAAAGACCAATATAATGTTCCTATGGGGAAATATAAAAACCCAACACTTTGTGATGAAGATAACATAAAATTAGTTTCAGAAGCCTTGAAAAAAGCAACCCTCTCAAATAAAGATTTTTCTTCGGTTATGGGGAATACCAAAGCAAATGATTTTGTATATTTTGATCCTCCATATCATCCTTTAACTGAAACCTCTAATTTTACAACTTATACAAAATTTGATTTTACAAAAGAAGATCAAATTAGATTAAAGAAATTATATGTAACTCTCGATTTAAAAAAGGTAAATGTTATGTTAAGTAATAGTCCTGCTCCTTTAATTATGCAACTTTATTCCAATTATAATCCTATTAAAGTACAAGCTAAAAGAATGATAAACTGTAAAAGTGATAAACGAGGAGCTATAGAAGAAATTGTTGCCATGAATTATATAAGAGGAGAAAGATAATGAAATATTTAAATGTATATAAAAAAATAGGAATAAAAGAAAACGAAGTTTTTAATTATTTATTAGATACTTTAAGTGATTCTATATTCACATGGCAATATTTTGTTGATTTTAAAAAAGTTAAAATAAATTTATCAAAAATTGAAAAAGAATTAAATTTATTGAATACTTTAATAGGCAAAGAAAATATTGAAAAAGAATTTATTGAAATATTGCGGGAATATCCAAAAGTTAGAAAAGTATTGCCAATATTAATAGCTATAAGAGAAAGTAAAATAAATAATCTTCAAATAATTGATAATTTTGAGATTTTAGAAGCTAAAAGTAAATGTGATTTATTTAATCCAACTAAAGAGTTAAATCAAAGTATAAAAAATGATTTATTGATTTTTTTTAATGATTCTGGATTAAAAGATGTTTTTCAAGATAAAGCAATAAAAAATATCGTTGATTATTGTGTGGGTATAGAAGTTGGGATGGATACAAACGCAAGGAAAAACAGAACTGGCAAAGTTATGGAACAATTAGTTGAAAGAATAATAACTGATTTTTCAAAGAATAATAATTTAGAATTTATTATACAAGCAAACCAAAGTAAAATCGTAAAAAATTGGAATTTTAATATTAAATTAGATAAAGCGAATAGAATTTTTGATTTTGCTATATTTGATAAAAAAATTAACAAACTCTTTTTAATAGAAACTAATTATTATGGTGGTGGCGGTTCTAAATTAAAATCAACTGCTGGAGAATATCAGTATTTAGATAGTTTATTAAAATCACAGAATGTAGAGTTTATATGGATAACTGATGGAAAAGGTTGGTTAACCGCTAAAAAACCATTACAAGAAACATTCATAAAAATTAATTATGTTTTAAACTTAAAATTAATCAAGCAGGGAGTTTTAAAAGAAATAATCTGCTAAATATTTGATACATATGAAATTTGAACCTGATGATTTTGAATTACAATATACTACGGTTTGGTCTTTCCCAGATAGGGGAGATTGGGCAACACACAAAGGAGATTATAGAGGAAATTTTTCCCCATATATACCTAGAAACCTTATTTTAAGATATTCAAAAGAAGAGGATATAATTTTAGATCAATTTTCGGGAAGTGGAACTACTTTAGTAGAATGTAAATTGCTTAATAGGAATGCAATAGGTTATGATATTAATCAAACTGCGGTAGAAACTGCTAAAAAAAGATTAGATTTTGAATATAAAAATAATAGCAAACAAGAAATAAAATTAGGAGATGCAAGAAAATTACCTTTACAAGATGAATCTATAGATTTAATTATTACACATCCTCCTTATTTAGATATTGTAAAATATAATTCTGAGAATAAAAAAGATATTTCTAATATTAAAAAATTAGATGAATTCGTGAATGAAATGAAAAAGGTGGCTGAAGAATCGTATAGAGTACTTAAAAAAGATAAATATTGTGCTATCTTAATAGGAGATACAAGAAGAAAAGGCATGTATATTCCTTTAGCATATAATGTTATGAAAACTTTTTTTGAAGCAGGTTTTAATCTAAAAGAAGACATCATCAAAAAACAATGGAACTGTAAAACTACTCCTTTATGGAAATCCCAATCAAAGAAATATAATTTTCATTTAATAATGCACGAACATTTATTTGTATTTAAAAAAATTAATTAAAAACACCCAAAAATTCAAAAAATAAAGTTTCAAAAGTAAATCTCCGAAAATTAAATAAAAATATTTTTAAATTAGCATTAAAATTGAAGGGATAATTATAACTCCCATTACATGAACTCTTTTTATATTAAAAAATAAAGGTAAGGAGCCTATAGCTGTTCCTGCAATTAAAGTTGCAATTCCTAATGGTCCGGAAATTAAAAAAACCATGACAGCTAAATAAAGTATTAGACATAAATACAAATGTTGAGTGTTTATTCTAAAAATATATTCAAATTTTTTGTAAATTAATAAAAGTAAAATTGAAGCTAAACAAATAGAAAGTATAAAAATAAACATTAAAGGCAGTAAATTATTTAATGAAGGCTCGATTAATTGTGATACATAGTTTAATGCCCCTATTCTTGCTTTTCCTATTGTAGGTAAAGAAGCAAATGCAAATACAATATGGCTTATAGCTAATGAAGAAGTAAATACTAAATATTTTTTAGGACAAGCTAATAATAATGGTGAAACAAATACAGCTAATTGTGCAGGTGTTGCTATACCTGGAAATAAATCTGCAATAAAGCCTAAAATAATACCTGCTAATAAAGGAATCCAAAAATTAAATTCAATTTTTTTATTTATTTGTTTTAAAATTTTAGGTTTTGTCCATAATGTTGCTATTAAAGTACTGAATGCAAATAACCCAGTAAAAATTGGGAACAATGGTTCTTTAATCGGTGCGTTTATTGTGATGCAGCCAAGCACTCCAGCCATAATAAAGACCAAAGACGCATATAATATTTTTTTAATTGATCTTTCAGAAACAATCATAAAACAAGAAGCAAAAATTAAAATGAAAATTAAATATGGATAAATAAAATTGAAAGTTATTGGAAATAAAATTAAAACAATTGGAAATAAACATAAAGATATAAAAGAACTAATTAAACAAGAGATTATAATTAATTTTACTGCGTTTAATCCTTCTCCTTCTAAAACTAATTTTTGTCCTGGTAATGCAGATATATATGTTGAATCTTCCGGCACCCCCAAAAATATTGCAGGAACAAAAGAGATTAATGTATGTGCGCCTAATCCTGCAATTATTATAAAACATAAAGACATTGGGTCTAAGTTTGTTTCCATTAGTAAGGTGCTTATTGTGTTTGAATGAATACCTGGGATAAATCCAGAAAAAACACCTAATAAAAATCCAATAATTATTGAAAATAATTGATCTATCATAAAAATCATCTATGAAAAAGTTAGTTCTTTAATTAGCTGTGTTGGAATTCCAAATTCATTTAATTTAATTTCCGTATATCCTAAACAACCACGATAAATTGAATACTTGTCTTTCCAAATATATCCCCCAAGTAATTTTATTGAATTTTTTTCATTCCAAATTGATTTTATAAAATTAATTGCCCCACACCAATTTGTTCTATTTGGTGTAGGGTTTGCTTCGTAAGTTGGAATTATTATTAATGAATTTTCAGTAGTATTAAAGAACTGAGTTATTATATTATAATTATCATTAACTTCATATTCTTCTTCAAAAACAATTAATGTTGAGTTTAATTTATTTAATTCTTTTTTTAATTTTTCTTCAAAAATTAATGTTTTTTCAACTGGACCAATATCTTTTCTTAAGAAAAAAGGATGAACTGCAATACAAATATCTTTTTTTGGAATAAGTTCTCTTGTTAATCCTTTTGCGTATATTCCTCTTTCAATTCTTTGCAACATAGTATTTTCCTTTTTTCTGTGTTTAAAAAACTATGTCTTAATTATTTATCCAAGATAATTAATTTCTTGTGCATAAACAATAATTCCCTGGTAATATGTTTTTGTTGTTCCTTTTACTTTTATTAAATCTCCTTCTGATAAAATTTTTAAAACATTTAAATTATTATTTGCATTTACAGTTAAACAATTTGTATCGCATACTTTTATTGAAGTAGTTTTTTCATTAAAATTCATACTTTGTATTCTTCCTTGGAATTCTATTAAAGAATCTTTTGGTATTTCATTATTTGAATATAAAGAAATTTGAATTGGTTTTGTAAATTCAATAAATTGATATAATAAGAGAATTGATAAAACTGCTATAAAAATTGCAATGAATATAATTTGTTTATCATCCATTTAATCATCTTATTAGATCTTCAAATAGCATTGTATTTTCTGCTGTTTTCCAATTTATGCTATATCCAGCAGGAGTTTTTTTTAATAAATGTAAAGGTATAAATCTCCACCCATTTCTTGATAATCTCCATGCAACCATAGTTGTTATTCCAGATGTTTCTTCCCATCTTTTCAAACCATCTATCTGCGCTTGTTTTAAAGATAAAGAAGTAGTATCCCATGCTTTGCATTCAAATGCATATTGTTTTCCCTTTCTAAATACTAAAATATCTGGAGATAATGAATTTCCTCCAGATCCAGCTGCGCGTATTACTTCAAATCCTTTTTCAGAAAACCAGTTAATTAATTCTCTTTCTGCTCTCGCGCCTTTTCTATATGTTGCAACCATAATTAAATATTAAAAAGAAAGATTTAAATCTTAAACTTTATTTTTCCACAAAAAGACTTTAAAGGCAAAAGAAGAGTGCTTTTAAATATTATTGTTTAAATTTATTTTATGGAAACACAAATCAAAGTGGGAGACTGTATGACTAAAGGAGTTTTAGTCCTTTCTACCTCAAGTAAAGTAAAAGAAGCAGCAGAGATTATGGCTAATGCTAATGTAGGAAGTATAATACTTATGAATAAAGGAAAAGCAGTAGGAATTGCAACAGAAAGAGACATAGTACGAAAAGTTGTAGGAATTAATAAGGACCCTTCTAAAATAACATTAGAAGAAATTATGAGCAGACCTTTAAGAGTAATTAAAGTTGATACTTCTATTGGAGACGCAGCTTTAGCAATGAGAAAATACAAAATTAAAAAATTACCTGTTATTGATAAAAAAGGAATGGTAATAGGAATGATTACTGAAACAGATATTATTAGTGCTTACCCTGGATTAGTTGATGTTTTAATAGAAACTGCTTTACAAAATAGATTTACTGGGGGAGAAGTTTTTAGTGGAGTCTGTGAACACTGTGGTGTGTATTCTGAACAATTAAAACGTGTAAGTGGAACTCTTCTTTGCAGTGAATGTAGAGAAGAGGAAGATATTGCCTAAGCATTACATTTATAAAGGCAAAAAACCACAAAAAAGTAATAGATGTTAATACATCAAGATTCAAATATGAATCAATCATAACTTACTGCTCATTTATATCAAATACAGAAGAAATTCTGTAAGAGTAGCAGAAAATAGTGACAATATGGAAATAGAAGCAAAAATTGTTGCAAATGCAAAGCAAGACAATATACAAATGGAAAATGGCCAATTCAAAATAAGAATTTCTGAACAGCCAATAAAAGGTAAAGCAAATAAGGCTATTGAGAAATTAATAGAAAATGAATTGGGATATAAAGCAAAAATTATTGCAGGAGCAACAAATAGCAAAAAAAGAATTCAATTGGAATGTAATGAGCAGGAGTTAGTGAAAAAAATAGGTGATATAAATGGGAAAAACGTACATTGATACATTAAAATATGTAGTTTATGGAGATGTAGAAATTAAAGGATTGGTTGAAAAACCAGATGTAGTAGGAGCTATTTTTGGACAAACAGAAGGTTTGTTAGGAGATGAATTAGATTTACGAGATCTTCAAAAAAATGGAAGAATAGGAAGAATTGAAGTAGATCTAGTTGCTAAATCAGGAAAAACAGTCGGAAGTATAAAATTACCTTCTAGTTTAGATATGGTTGAAACTTGTATTTTAGCAGCAGCATTAGAAACTGTTGATAGAGTGGGACCATGCGAAGCATATATTAAAGTAGAAAAAGTTGAAGATACAAGAAATCTTAAAAGAAAAACAATTATTGATAGAGCAAAGAATTTACTTAGAAATTTACTTAATACAGAAATACCAGAAAGTAAAGTAATTTCAGATACAGTTAGAGATGAAGTAAAAACTGCAGAAATTGTTGAGTATGGTAAAGATAAATTACCAGCAGGACCTAATTTAGATAGATTTGATTCAGTTATCTTTGTTGAAGGCAGAGCCGATGTATTGAATTTATTAAGAAGTGACATACCTAATGTAGTTGCAATAGGTGGGGCAAAGATAAATGATACAATAGTTAAATTAGGCAGAGAAAAAGAAGTAACTGTTTTCTTAGATGGTGATAGAGGCGGAGATATAATTTTAACTCAATTAAAAGATGCTACTGAAATTGATTTTGTAGCAAGAGCACAAACAGGAAAAGAAGTAGAAGAATTAACAAGAAAAGAAATTATAAAAGCCTTAAGAAATAAACTTCCAGTAGAGCAAGCAGCAGAAGAGAATAACAAAGGAATTAATTATCAAGAAGAAGATAGACCAATTAGACAGCAAATGCAAAGACCTCCGCAAACTCAACAAGTTCAACAAGTAAGGCCTCTAAGACCTCAGCAAAGAGTAATTAAAAAAATAGAAAGAGTTGAACCAAAAGAGAGAGCACCACAGGAATTAGAAGATAGTTTAAAAGAATTGGAAAATACTTTGAAAGCTAAATTCTATGATAAAGAGTTTAAGCAAATAAAAGAGATGCCAGTAAGAGATGTTATAAAAACATTAGAAAATGAAAAAGGCGTAAATGCAGTAGTTTTTGATGGAATAGTAACTCAAAGATTAGTTGATCTAGCAGAAGCGCAAGGAGTATCTTATCTTATTGGTATAAAATCTGGAAATATTTTCAAGAAACCAGATACTCTTACAATAATAACTAAAGATTAAATAAAAACCTAATTTTTTTAGGTTTTCTTTTCTTTTTATTTTTTAAATATTCGCTTCTTATAATTAGCATGGATTTATTTTCTGCAATAGTTTTAGGTATATTACAAGGAATAACAGAATGGCTTCCAATTAGTTCATCAGCTATGGTTACTTTATTTGGGAAATTAATTTTTAATTTTGATTATTCAGATGCATTGGGAACTGCATTATGGCTTCATTGTGGTACAACGTTAGCAGCAGTAATTTATTTTAGACAAGATATATTGAATATATTAAAAAGTGTTTATAACAAAGATAAAGAAAACAAACAAATATTTATTTTTTTATTAATAACTACAATTTTTAGTTTTATTATCGCAGGTATATTAAGTATGTTTTTATTTTCTATTCAAATTCCAGATTCAATTTTTACTTTGGGGATTGGATTTTTTTTATTAATAATTGCATTCTTACATAAAAATAGAAAAGAATCTGAAATTAAAGAAAAAGTAACAGATATTAAAGCAATTATAGTTGGTTTTTTTCAAGGAATTTCTGTTTTACCCGGCATAAGCAGATCTGGGATAACAATAGCAGTATTATTATATGAAAAATTTTCTTTAAAAGATTCTTTTAGATTAAGTTTTTTAATGAGTATACCAGTTACGTTTGGTGCTTCTTTATTAATACCAGTAATTAAAGAAGGATTTATTATAGATGAATATCTAATTTTAAGCGGAATAATTGCATTCATAACCGGTTTATTAACTATAAAAATATTAATGGATTTTGCTGAAAAAGTTAATTTTTATAAAGCAACTTTATTTTTAGGCCTTTTTGTGTTGTTATTTGGGGTATTGCAACTTTTAATTTGATTTTCATAAGCTTTTTAAAGACCGGCGTACTAAAATAAACTATGTTGGCTTTGATAATTGAAGATAAGAAACCAATAATACGATCCAATAAATCTGATCTAGTTTCAAAATTATTAAGAGCATACTTTGGAAAATCTTTTGAAAAAATAAATATTGAATCAACATTAGAGAAATATAATAGAGGAACATTAAAATCAACTAAAAAAGTAAAAGTTGGGGATGTTATAATTAATATGAAATATTTAGAATTTGCTAATGATGGAGCAACATTTGAATTAATATTTAATGGAAAAATAGATATAAAAAAATTATTTGAAGAGGCATT encodes:
- a CDS encoding DUF167 domain-containing protein; this translates as MEIEAKIVANAKQDNIQMENGQFKIRISEQPIKGKANKAIEKLIENELGYKAKIIAGATNSKKRIQLECNEQELVKKIGDINGKNVH
- the cyaB gene encoding class IV adenylate cyclase, with the translated sequence MDEVEIKILNINVKEIEKKLIKLGAKKIGKNLVQIEFFDFPDEKISKNKSILRLRKYGKTIELTHKTKRKNQGKFKVREETEINIDNFENAEKILKKLGLKCINKSEKYRTSYKYENLKIEIDQHPKISAYMEIEGNKKDIEKLVKKLGFTMKDACNLTSSGVLKKYGVNPINLKFKKKSKR
- the hjc gene encoding Holliday junction resolvase Hjc; amino-acid sequence: MVATYRKGARAERELINWFSEKGFEVIRAAGSGGNSLSPDILVFRKGKQYAFECKAWDTTSLSLKQAQIDGLKRWEETSGITTMVAWRLSRNGWRFIPLHLLKKTPAGYSINWKTAENTMLFEDLIR
- a CDS encoding CBS domain-containing protein; protein product: METQIKVGDCMTKGVLVLSTSSKVKEAAEIMANANVGSIILMNKGKAVGIATERDIVRKVVGINKDPSKITLEEIMSRPLRVIKVDTSIGDAALAMRKYKIKKLPVIDKKGMVIGMITETDIISAYPGLVDVLIETALQNRFTGGEVFSGVCEHCGVYSEQLKRVSGTLLCSECREEEDIA
- a CDS encoding DNA methyltransferase; the encoded protein is MKFEPDDFELQYTTVWSFPDRGDWATHKGDYRGNFSPYIPRNLILRYSKEEDIILDQFSGSGTTLVECKLLNRNAIGYDINQTAVETAKKRLDFEYKNNSKQEIKLGDARKLPLQDESIDLIITHPPYLDIVKYNSENKKDISNIKKLDEFVNEMKKVAEESYRVLKKDKYCAILIGDTRRKGMYIPLAYNVMKTFFEAGFNLKEDIIKKQWNCKTTPLWKSQSKKYNFHLIMHEHLFVFKKIN
- a CDS encoding DNA adenine methylase, whose amino-acid sequence is MNKKESKPFVKWVGGKRQLIDILFENIPTSFSNYHEPFVGGGALYFRLWDEGLIKKAYLNDFNSHLYNVYKIIKSKPSELIEELKTSKYQNEKKTYYKLRNKYNNQEYQDDTERAALFIYFNKTGFNGLWRVNSKDQYNVPMGKYKNPTLCDEDNIKLVSEALKKATLSNKDFSSVMGNTKANDFVYFDPPYHPLTETSNFTTYTKFDFTKEDQIRLKKLYVTLDLKKVNVMLSNSPAPLIMQLYSNYNPIKVQAKRMINCKSDKRGAIEEIVAMNYIRGER
- the dnaG gene encoding DNA primase DnaG, whose translation is MGKTYIDTLKYVVYGDVEIKGLVEKPDVVGAIFGQTEGLLGDELDLRDLQKNGRIGRIEVDLVAKSGKTVGSIKLPSSLDMVETCILAAALETVDRVGPCEAYIKVEKVEDTRNLKRKTIIDRAKNLLRNLLNTEIPESKVISDTVRDEVKTAEIVEYGKDKLPAGPNLDRFDSVIFVEGRADVLNLLRSDIPNVVAIGGAKINDTIVKLGREKEVTVFLDGDRGGDIILTQLKDATEIDFVARAQTGKEVEELTRKEIIKALRNKLPVEQAAEENNKGINYQEEDRPIRQQMQRPPQTQQVQQVRPLRPQQRVIKKIERVEPKERAPQELEDSLKELENTLKAKFYDKEFKQIKEMPVRDVIKTLENEKGVNAVVFDGIVTQRLVDLAEAQGVSYLIGIKSGNIFKKPDTLTIITKD
- a CDS encoding undecaprenyl-diphosphate phosphatase; translated protein: MDLFSAIVLGILQGITEWLPISSSAMVTLFGKLIFNFDYSDALGTALWLHCGTTLAAVIYFRQDILNILKSVYNKDKENKQIFIFLLITTIFSFIIAGILSMFLFSIQIPDSIFTLGIGFFLLIIAFLHKNRKESEIKEKVTDIKAIIVGFFQGISVLPGISRSGITIAVLLYEKFSLKDSFRLSFLMSIPVTFGASLLIPVIKEGFIIDEYLILSGIIAFITGLLTIKILMDFAEKVNFYKATLFLGLFVLLFGVLQLLI
- a CDS encoding type II restriction endonuclease, with amino-acid sequence MKYLNVYKKIGIKENEVFNYLLDTLSDSIFTWQYFVDFKKVKINLSKIEKELNLLNTLIGKENIEKEFIEILREYPKVRKVLPILIAIRESKINNLQIIDNFEILEAKSKCDLFNPTKELNQSIKNDLLIFFNDSGLKDVFQDKAIKNIVDYCVGIEVGMDTNARKNRTGKVMEQLVERIITDFSKNNNLEFIIQANQSKIVKNWNFNIKLDKANRIFDFAIFDKKINKLFLIETNYYGGGGSKLKSTAGEYQYLDSLLKSQNVEFIWITDGKGWLTAKKPLQETFIKINYVLNLKLIKQGVLKEIIC
- a CDS encoding tripartite tricarboxylate transporter permease, with amino-acid sequence MIDQLFSIIIGFLLGVFSGFIPGIHSNTISTLLMETNLDPMSLCFIIIAGLGAHTLISFVPAIFLGVPEDSTYISALPGQKLVLEGEGLNAVKLIIISCLISSFISLCLFPIVLILFPITFNFIYPYLIFILIFASCFMIVSERSIKKILYASLVFIMAGVLGCITINAPIKEPLFPIFTGLFAFSTLIATLWTKPKILKQINKKIEFNFWIPLLAGIILGFIADLFPGIATPAQLAVFVSPLLLACPKKYLVFTSSLAISHIVFAFASLPTIGKARIGALNYVSQLIEPSLNNLLPLMFIFILSICLASILLLLIYKKFEYIFRINTQHLYLCLILYLAVMVFLISGPLGIATLIAGTAIGSLPLFFNIKRVHVMGVIIIPSILMLI